Proteins encoded together in one Riemerella anatipestifer window:
- a CDS encoding VapE domain-containing protein, producing MDKNTILQQTNQIEIYNFYYGSHFQPYTKISSPFSEDQNPSFKVFKNGTFKCFSTGKQGDVWQFVADIKGLDCKTQFAEVLKTISNDMGVILQQQQKNSSHQSISKNTDNHHFKYYDKPYTSQSLEFWTQGNWKVTKAILEKYNVKNLDKYEYFNSKKNTIQKIKLYSGIVGFIYKVNSNAEIYIPAQGKNKKIFYNNLQFSDIFGYEQLKEKEDYIIITAGKKDCLILNANGFPAVSFRSESGFIKEEEILKLKQKTDNIYICYDNDKTGLETALKLCNSYSIKQIILPEKYNDIADYFLVYDKSHYQKLIDEIRELEEAETKKDTQNTIFHITEEYLSTYYKFRYNTIALDIEYCKKTTHEWKSLNENSLYLELQKKGIKISINNLIAILKSEFVPHYNPIQEYFENLPKWDGKTDYISNLANYVYPLDREKFNHHFKKWAVRTVKCALLERYFNKQAFVLVHKAQNSGKSSFCRFLCPPELSQYLAEDISNDKDARILLCKNFLINLDELSSLAKKEINTLKSYFSKDQINERLPYDRKNSILPRICSFIGSTNRDTFLDDETGSVRWLCFQITGINWNYRQECNIDLFWSQAYALAFDNNFNSEMTLEEIQDNEDRNKKYQILSTEQELIASNYKPAQENEGVFVTSTDVLIRLSELGVRLSSVQIGKAFNALGFERKKHKTKQTYGYWVKVL from the coding sequence ATGGACAAAAATACAATTTTACAGCAAACCAACCAAATAGAAATTTATAACTTTTATTACGGTTCACATTTTCAGCCCTATACCAAAATATCCTCTCCCTTTTCAGAAGACCAAAATCCAAGTTTCAAAGTCTTTAAAAATGGAACTTTCAAATGCTTTAGCACAGGTAAACAAGGCGATGTTTGGCAGTTTGTAGCAGACATAAAAGGCTTAGATTGCAAAACACAATTTGCAGAAGTACTCAAAACAATTTCCAATGATATGGGAGTTATTCTACAACAGCAACAAAAAAATAGCTCTCATCAGTCTATCAGCAAAAATACAGACAATCATCACTTTAAATATTATGATAAGCCATATACTTCCCAAAGTTTAGAATTTTGGACACAAGGAAATTGGAAGGTTACAAAAGCCATTTTAGAAAAATACAATGTCAAAAACCTTGATAAATACGAGTACTTTAATTCCAAAAAAAATACCATACAAAAAATAAAACTTTATTCTGGCATCGTGGGATTTATTTATAAAGTCAATAGCAATGCCGAAATTTATATCCCTGCCCAAGGCAAAAACAAAAAAATCTTTTACAATAACCTCCAATTTTCCGACATATTCGGCTACGAGCAACTCAAAGAAAAAGAAGACTATATCATCATTACCGCAGGCAAAAAAGACTGCCTAATACTCAATGCCAACGGCTTCCCTGCCGTATCCTTTAGGTCAGAAAGTGGCTTCATAAAAGAAGAAGAAATACTCAAGCTCAAGCAGAAAACAGATAACATATACATATGCTACGACAATGATAAAACAGGTCTAGAAACAGCCCTAAAACTCTGTAACTCCTACTCCATCAAACAAATTATTTTACCCGAAAAATACAACGATATAGCCGATTATTTCTTAGTGTACGACAAATCACACTATCAGAAATTAATAGACGAAATAAGAGAACTAGAAGAAGCCGAAACAAAAAAAGACACTCAAAACACTATATTTCATATCACAGAAGAATATTTATCCACTTACTACAAATTCAGATACAATACCATCGCCCTAGACATAGAATATTGCAAAAAAACAACACACGAATGGAAATCACTCAATGAAAACTCACTGTATTTAGAACTTCAGAAAAAAGGCATCAAAATCAGCATAAACAACCTCATAGCCATACTAAAAAGCGAGTTTGTACCCCATTACAACCCTATACAAGAATACTTCGAAAACCTACCAAAATGGGACGGTAAAACCGATTATATCAGCAACCTTGCCAACTATGTCTATCCATTAGACCGAGAAAAATTCAATCATCATTTTAAAAAATGGGCAGTCAGAACCGTTAAATGTGCCCTACTAGAAAGATACTTTAACAAACAAGCCTTCGTTTTGGTACACAAAGCACAGAACTCTGGTAAAAGCTCCTTTTGTCGTTTCTTATGCCCACCAGAACTATCACAATATTTAGCCGAAGACATCAGTAATGATAAAGATGCAAGAATACTATTATGCAAAAACTTCCTTATCAATTTAGACGAACTCTCAAGCCTAGCCAAAAAGGAAATCAATACCCTAAAATCCTACTTCTCAAAAGACCAAATCAACGAACGCCTACCCTACGACAGAAAAAACAGCATACTACCCAGAATATGCAGCTTTATAGGTTCCACCAACAGAGATACATTTTTAGATGACGAAACAGGTTCTGTCAGATGGCTATGCTTTCAAATTACAGGTATCAATTGGAACTACCGCCAAGAGTGCAATATAGACTTATTCTGGTCCCAAGCCTATGCCCTTGCATTTGATAACAATTTCAATAGCGAAATGACCCTAGAAGAAATACAAGACAACGAAGATAGAAACAAAAAATACCAAATCCTAAGCACCGAGCAAGAGCTCATCGCCAGCAATTACAAACCAGCTCAAGAAAACGAAGGCGTATTTGTAACAAGTACAGATGTACTCATAAGGCTATCAGAACTAGGCGTTAGACTCTCTAGTGTACAGATTGGTAA